The sequence aaaaagaaaaaaaagaaaagaaaaaagaaaagaagaagaagaagaagaagaagagaaagaactCAAACCAATCCAAAACAAACtgaacacaaaaacacaaaccatCACCTGAAACCCATACTTAAGCCTTCCCACAACCAGTTTCAGCAAAACCCATTCAAACCACGACcactatccaaaaaaaaaatatatactagaACCATTTccattgaaattttgttttgtttaagcTGATAGGTGTATCACTCAATGGGATGAAATGTCATTAGCACCTTCAAAATACAATAAAGTATATCAACCATCTCTTTGACTTCCATTGCCATAATGAATGAATCCATCAATGGTCTATTTGTAGCATTAGGACCACAAATAAAAGTTTTTCTTATCAGAAAATTATGGCATTGATAGGTTTTTAACACCCCCCCCCCAAGTAGTCATTTTTATAGGGCATAATTAAGGGCCTTACCATCATCCATGTCTCATGGTAGGTCTTAACCTCACAGATAGCCCTACAAGGCATAAGCACAGCCTTCCTTCAAGTCTCATGAGGGAGGCGTTGTATCAATAGTCACCACTGAAGTATTATTTCTTAGTGCTTCAGTAGCATAAATTTTGGAACTGTAAAGCCATCAAGCACTGGTGAAGCAAAATGTTTGGTATAGTCATAATTCATAACTAGACAAGCTCTTAAGGATCAATCCCCGCAACAAGGTAACACCGAAGTCGATCAGCTTATGTAAAATATATTGCTACCAGTAGTCCATACATGAACAAGAACCCTGCTTAAAGTGGTGAAAGCGATGCCGATCCCTCACTGCAATTTCACGATCAAAAGCTCTAGAGATGAATTTAGCTGCTGAATGACAATCATTACATATTCGCAAATTCTTCATAATCCTTATTGGTGTTGGTGGAATGATAGCAATAAGCCCGAAGGCAATTGCAAGCTTCTCACTGTGCCTAAACAGAGAGGTTTCCTTCTCTTCTTGATCAATGTCAAGGGAAACCTCATTTGTATCTGGTACATAACCTTccattttcaatttcttattcatttCATCCAACTTATTCTCAATCTCATTTATTAAAGGATGTGTCTTATCTCCTGCTAGAAATTCATGGACTACTCCATTTGCTTCAATCATGCTACACCCTGGGGTCTTCACCACCCTATGCTGTATCATTGTCCCCCTAACTTGAAGAACATCATCCCAGTGACCTTTTGAAGCATATATATTGGACAATAGCACATGGAAACCATCATGGTCAGGTTGAAGCTCAATGAGCTTTCTTCCTACTCTCTCCCCCATTTCATTCTCACCATGTTTCTTGCAAGCTCCAAGCAAGGCACCCCAGGTAGCAACATCCGGTGCCATAGGCATACTCTCAAGGATTTCCTCTGCTTCTTTGAGCATTCCTGCACGTCCTAGAAGATCAACCATGCATCCATAGTGCTTAACATTTGGTTCTATCTGATGTTCTTGAATCATTGAATTGAAGTGGTGACGCCCCTCATCAACTAAGCCCATGTGTCGACAAGCCCCAAGAACTCCCATAAACGTTATCTCATTAGGCACTACACCACATTTCTTCATGTCAAAGAACATGTCTAGTGACTTATCCACTAAACCATTTAGTGCCAAACCAAGAATGAGAGCATTCCAAGTAGAAACCCCCCTTTCCTCCATGCCATGAAAAACTTCTAATGCATTTTCCACACACCCACATTTCATGTACATGTCTATAAGGGTTGTACCCAAAATGACGTTAACCTTTAGACCATTCTTCTTTATATAAGCATGAATCCATTTACCTAAGTCAAGGGCAGCCAGGTGAGTGCAAGCTGATACTACACTAACCAAAGTGGTCTCATCAGGCCTAATTCCCTCAAGCTGCATTTCCTGGAACAGTGCTAAAGTCTCTGAGAAATGGTCATGCTGAGCATACCCTGATATCATTGCACTCCAAGACACAATATCCTTACTAGGCATGGAATCAAataatttcttagcaatttcaACTGATCCGCATTTCAAGTACCCAGAGATCATGGAGTTCCAAGATATCTGGTCCAATTGGCAGCCTGCATTGAATAGTTTTTCGGCTGCCATTATGTCACCACAAGTTGAGTACAAGtgaataaaagcattttgaaGGTTAACATAAGATTCAATTCCAATTTTGACAACCAACCCATGGATCATTTTTCCTATGTTGACAGCTAACAAATGAGCGCACGCAGACAAAACACTAACTCCCACAACCTCATCAACCATAATTCCATTAGTTTTCATTTGCATAAACATAACCAAAGCCTCCTCATACATTTCATTTTGCTCATAACAAGAAATCAACGCACTCCACGATACCATATCTTTCTCAGGCACCTCATTAAATAACTGACAAGCCTCAACAACATGACCTGTCCTACCCAACAAGACAATCATAGAATTCGAGGCAATCGTATTCCTTTCAGGCATCAACTCATAAATACACTTGGCATTCTCCACATCCCCTATTTGAACATACCCTGCCAAAATTGAATTCCATGAAACCGAATCCAAAACAGGACTTTCATCAAACAACTGGCGTGCATCACCCATACTCCCACAAACTGCATACATGTTAATCAATGTGTTCTGAACATAAACATCTGaatcaaaacccaatttcaaaacATGGTTGTGCATCTGTTTCCCTTCAAAATCTGATAACCGGATAGCACAAGCTTGAATAAGAATTGGGTGTGTGTAATTATCACTACCACCGACATTGTTATCCACCATCAATTTGTACAAAAAGATAGCCTTTTCAGGATAGTTTCTTTGTACATAAGCTCTCATCATGGTGTTCCAAATGAACCCATTTGGGTTCTCAATGTGGTTGAAGATTTGGAAGGATTGATGAATGTGGATAAAGGGTGAGTCAGTAGAGAACTTGAGGATTCTGCTGGCAGCAAAGGTGTCTCTGATGAACCCAGTGAGGATCATCTGGGAGAGTATTTGGTTGAAAAGCTTGagattttggcatttgggcaAGTGGGTCTCTAGGATTGAGAGGTTTATGGTTGGTTTTAGAGTGAGTTTTTCAtacaaagttaatttttttatggttgacGAAAAAGGGTTCACTTTGATAAAATTCATAGGAAGAAACAGGAAAGGTTCGCTTCTTGTACAACAGAGTTTGCCAACAACATTAACAGAAAACAGcaaacttttaagttttaacctttttttttttataagagtgTACGAAAAAGTACACTTTGCTAAGTGTACCGTCGGACGaaatagcaaaataaccctcagttgctaactatatagttagcaggCCCGGTTTGCAAAGTATATTataaactaacatctcgagtcttagACGCTCGATTTTGagctaaaaatcgagtctttaaggcTCGGTTTTGTCTGTTTGATGTGGCGTTTTTGCCAGGTGGCCTCCAcctgtaaatcgagtcttagagactcgatttatgtGACGTGGCCATCTGGATCTGACGTGGTTGTGCCACGTGGAAAATGAGAAACCGAGTTTGTGAGACTCGatttaaatttgggtttttttcaaatttaacgCCTCTCACACAgctctcctctctctctaacacaacagactctctgtcactctccctctctctcactctctctcactctccctcaCTCTCACACACCGAACCTCAGCCTCTCTCACTCGctcaccctctccactctcacttACTCACCCTCTTCGTACTCACCAGTCTCCACCATTTTCCATCAGGCTACGCGGTTTGCTCTGCGCCTCCACTGCCTCCACACCATTTTCCATcaggtttgttttttttttttgtgcaaaataaaattattctgTTTGGTTACCGAGAAATTGAACTAGAGAAAAACAATACCCATGTCTTCAATTTCACTATCTCATCAATTTTACTcaccaaaataagaaaaacccaaTTCCCATTACTTAAAAGTAGTTTGTGTTCAAGGGTCAAAAATTCAATTTGGGGGTTTTAGTTCTCTTTGGTTCCTGATGCTGTAAAGGCTAAGGTTTTACCATAAATTCAATATCCCTATTTGGAAGACCCGAGATTGTCATAACCCCACGTGGAACAAGTGGATTCTTCGAAGGATGAACCCATCAAGATTAGCTTTGGTGGTTTAAAGAGACTTGTCTTGGAGGCAGTTACTTTTGGTTCTTTCCTCTGGGATGTTGAGAGCTATGTGGATTCTATGTACCATTTTGTTTTGAACTGAGCTATGGTTACTTACATCCCGGCCAAAGCAAATTGGTGGTGGTGTACAACTGACCACCCTAAACGGAATAGGTGAGTGTAATTTGGTGATAAGTACTGAGTATTTGGCACTAAATATGCATGAAGGAGTTGTTAGGGTATTAGGATATATTTTGGCATTgagcatttgaaaaaaaaaaaaaaactttttatagcAGTTAGCTGAATTTGGTTGGTATTATGCAATGTATATATTGCTAGGAATACTATCTTGCTAAATACTGTCTTATTGAAATGGCTATTGTGCAAAACTATATGCTAGAAAtttatgagggaaaaaaaaaatataagtacaatAGAGATAGTGTTTACCTTAAAATCATCAGGAAAGAAGCCATAAACAGTGAAAATTTTAAGCTAATCTTGAGATATATTACTTGTAAGTAACATGTAACTATCAATACATGCTTCTTCCTTGATAGTCAAGTTTGCTACGGAGGACCTGATCTTTGCATAAGGTCTGTATATATTGATCTAACAGGTCTCTCTCAATATGAGAGGGAGAAAATTATGAAGGAAAACTCATCGGGCAATCTATTTTGGAACATCCACAAAACATTGTGAGGTCCACTACCAACTAAAAAAGTGATTCACTACCCAAAGATATAAAATAGGTCTAGCAGTCAGTTGTGGAATGTAATTATGCTTTGATTTATCATAACTGTAGGTCGTTTTAggactggaaaaaaaaaatcaataagatTTCAGTTTTTGTGATGATTTTATGCCATTTATGATTTCAGCATTAGTCCTTTTATGGATTAGGGTTGTGGGAGTAAATTTGGCGAGATAGGGATCAATGATGTTTTGTTTAGTTATACCTACTTCCATAAGCATATTGTGTGTTCATTTCTCAAACTAACTGCTTATCATTTTTGTGTAGTATGGCTGCTGCAAATGCTGGGCGGATTGACTATACAGAGCCTGGACCCATTGACAGGTCGGTGTTGTCAAAGCAGCTCAAGCATCGGTCCGAAGCCATTTGGAATGGGCaggtaaaacataaaactaaaGATTTAACTAatgtacatgcatttaatttatACAATGTACATGCATATGCCATCCATATATTAATCCATGGTTTGATCCTGTGCAGGATCCAGGATCTGTTACCTGCCGTAGCCGTAGTTCAGAGTTCTCCAATCGAGAGCCAATGGTGGACGACCGAGTCAGGAACATCATCAAGGCAGttggtttggagggactccTTTGGATCCCGGGTAGAGAGATTGACCACGGTTTGATAACTGCCTTAGTGGAGCGATGGCGGCCCGAGACTCACACCTTTCACATGCCACATGGTGAGATCACCATCACATTACAGGATGTGGAGGTTCTTCTCGGGCTTCCTGTTGATGGTGACGCTATAACAGGGAGCACGCAGAAAACTTGGGTGGATGTGTGCCGGGACTTCCTTGGCTTTCAACCTATAAATCAAGACAACCATAAGCAACTTACTGGTCAGAGGATTCTCATCAACCGGCTGTTGGAGCAAGTTGCCGATCCATTGCCGCCTAATGCTGAAGAGGACCAGCTGCATAAGTATGCacgatgctacatcctagcGCTATTGGGGGACACAATATTCATGGACAAATCCGGCGATAGGGTGCATCTAATGTGGGTGCAACAGTTGGAAGACCTTCGTAATCCACGAAGGTACAGTTGGGGAagtgcttgccttgcatggttaTACCGAGAGCTATGCAGGGCAAGCGAAGACACTAGTCAGATTGGTGGGTGCATACTGTTactccagtattgggcatgggccagGTTCCCCTATTTGTGCCCCGTAGTTGAGCATGGTCTGCCAATGGGTGCTTATGGTCCTCCAGTGCGTGGTCCATTGTCCTTGAAGTAAGTCTTTACCTCATGCACGTCATCTACATTATGCGATCATTCCCTAAGCTTATAATAATGTAacttgcttttatttctttattttaaaggcttctagcaattttttatgtcaacattgtgtaaatttcaaataGAGGCTCAATATATATGATTACGTTAATATACTCCAATTTTGTGATTGTCATGTGGCTTGTATgtgctttgttttttataatcgAGTTTCTTAttctattgttattattaattaagtaaatatcTATAAGATGATCTTAGTAGTTATAACATTGGAATTATCTCTGTACGAAATAATCTAGATATTGATCTATTGCAACTGATTGTAGGTGGTTGTGggtcccaaacaagaaaaataggcCCGCCCACATCTTCAGGGACAGATATCGCGAGCAAATAGCTTCAATGTTGCCAGGCCAGGTATGAAAATgcattgttttacatgtttaggAACAAGATATTGGATTGAGGGGatttgaaatataaacattGCTACCTAACGTGTTGTGTACTTGTTTTTTGGCTGTTGTAGGTGGTGTGGCAGCCATATGAAGCTGAGTTAGAGGACCTTCCGCCATGGTGCGTTGCAGGGAGGGCCGTGTGGACGGCAACGGTGCCGCTTGTATGTTTCCACCTAGTAGAAAAACATACACCGGATCGTGTCGTTCGTCAATTTGGGATGATCCAAGAAATTCCTCGCAATGTTGACACCGACACTGTGCTTCATGGCATTGATTTGAGGGGAAGGTCGGTGTTGATTGGACGCGAAAGCATGCCGTGCATATCGATGAGTGGAGTAATCGCCTTCAACGACGTTGTGAAGCAGTGCTTGGTGATATGCCTCCACAAAGACGAGTACCATGACCGGTTCAAAAGGATAACTCGGAGGTTCATAGATAGGCCTCGGTGCTATAGTGACTCTGCTGGTAACTTCTCAATGTCTTCTACATCTTACCATATTGAAATAGCATGAAACCACTGTTTAGATAACAGTATACTATCACATTTTTTGCTTAGCACTTGGTCTTTCtataatttgcaattattaCTAGCACAACCAATTCTAaaccaacatttattttattatcgattggcattgttgatttggtattgcattactAATATGTGTGGTTTTTCCATGTGCAGATTGAGGGATACATCCGTTTGTTGAGGCGTCACCCAGTGGGCACAGAGGACCACAAGGACATTACTGAGGTCCTAACGGCAGTGCATGCAATTGAACGTGTACAACCTCCTATTCCTGAGGCCCCGAATGAGGAGGCACCTACTCCAACGGGCCCAAGCACGAGCACAACCCCGGCCGGATGTCGCCCTCGTCCGCCTGTTGCTAGCCCTCGGGTTGCCCCTACCCCCGATCCTTCTCCATCCaccccacatccatcccctagcccTACCATCCCTTCATCCaccccacatccatcccctaCCCCCATCATTCCTTCACCCACCCCACATCCATCTCCTCGCCCCACCATACTGACACCCACCCCACATCCTTGTCCTGGGTCTGACATTCGTCCACCTACTCCACGGTCATTTCCTCAGCTGTTACCCATTCCATCCTTTGACCTGGGTATTGATCCAACTCCACCTCGACATGCAGCAGAGCCACCCTCCCACAAGACATCTATCGCCCCGTCTTCGCCCATCGACCTACCCCATGTTCAGCCGAGCAGATCGTTGGGTTACCTGCAGTGGCAGAAGGTCGGCCGAAACGCATATCAAAGGCACCTCCTTGTGGGACAGGGGGGCACAAACATGGACACAATGCTGGGCCCAAGGCATCTGACGAAGGACATGCAAGACCTCCTCCTTATTATACTAGACGGCATAAGATTCAAAAAAGGTAACTCAAAGCTAAATGTGAAACAACACACTTTATAACTAGTGGTATTCCTCTTTTCACATTTCAATCTACTATTGATTACTTAATGATATTATTATGGAGATCAATATGGTTTTAACCTACATTTTTCGAAGTAGGTGATGGGAACGAGTGGTTGAAGGGGGCCAAAATGACAGTGATGCGGGTGTAGAAGACGGTAAGCAACTACTCTGACTTTGGCGGTTAAATCAATGGCCATTGTCTGCTACTATGGTAAAGTCTTGGGCTGCCAAGCCTAAGTACATCTAATTAACATTTGCCTATACCCTTGGATGCTTAGTTTCTGCCCAAAGAACAGTTTTACTTTAGTAATTGATGCTTGAAAGTTGTGACTCAACAAATTGGTGATCTCGAGTTCCGAGATTAGTTTTGTATTAGCCAATGGGTTAATTGCTTagcaaaaaattattacaaaacagtctttttttttttttgctgtcaTTGTtctgttttgtgtgtgttttttcattttccttttgcaAATGATCCTCGGATCAAATGCCATTTCCTCCCTACCTAAATAAGAGGTAGAGGATAGCTCAAGGATTGAATCCCATGCTGGTGGTCATTATGTTCTAATTTCAgaatttaattctttctttatgGTATTTATGTTCCAATATCAGAATTTTTGCTTTTCTCTATGGTATTTATGTTGTGGATTGATGAATTCTCGAGAAGATGTCTTTACATGTTCTGATCTGAACAATTTTGTGGTGCTTACATTCTTATTAATCAATTATAGCAATATATACCTTTGCTTTGGCTGGTTCTATTTGCCTCCCATGCCCCGCCCAATAGGCTGAAAAACATAGAATCAGATTCCTTTTCTGTTCATTATTGAGAAATCTTCATTGAgaacaaatcaagaaaatataatccttTATATTGATCCTACAAGAAATCCTTCTATTGTTTGGTAGTTGAGAAAGCAAACAATGAAATTGAGCCTTGGGCTTTTGGTGTTATACGTTATTTGGTTTAGACGACAAATCCAATTAAATGAATGCagttaataaaaaagttacttgAATTACACCAACCTTTGTATCAGAGTTTGTCTAGTGTAAGCTGTTTTGCTTCTCTCTTTCCAAACAATGAAGAATTAAAGATAGAAACTTTGAGTTCTTCCTTCCCTTGCTTGCAGTTTCATAAAAGCTTCATTGAGTATTAAGTTCTTATTTTAGCTTTTTAAGTGTTTTACTTTGTGGTGTTAGGCGACTCACAATTTTTAGAGGATGAAAGCACCAAGATTTTTGCTTGGAAAGTGGCCGAGCATTACAGTGCAAGGACAAATCAGACTCTGGAAGAAAGAGAAGCTAGTCCAATCATTCACTTAAAGAAACTTAACAATTGGGTATATCTTGTCAATTCATGTAACATGCTATGAGCTTGTGATTGTTATGAGTATGCATTGTCTTTATTTGTTGTCGTTCCTTATTTTGATAAacagattaaaagtgttctaaTTCAACTCTATGCTCGACGAGGAGATGCTGTTCTTGACCTTGCCTGTGGCAAGGTATTATAGGTTCTTTATTTCATTGCAATTGTGTTTTACCTCCCTACCCAAAAAGTGTAGACattaagcaatttttttattttctttaacattcACCGGGGTGGTGATCTCATCAAATGGGATAAGGCAAAAGTTGGGTATTATGTTGGTGTTGATATAGCAGAAGGCTCGCAAGTACTTCATATCaccattttactatttttattggTCCACTTTTTTGTGTGGACATATTGACATTAATGGGTCCAGTTATGCTTAATGCCGGATTGTGGTTGGGTGAGGCTGTCTAGCTAATCATCATGGTAGTTAGTTTGTTAGTTGTGTGAGGCGATTTCTTGTATTCGAGTATTTCTGTTGCTACATGTGTTGTCATCAACCATCTtaacattgtttttatttattatgcaGATAGAAGATTGTCGTACACGCTATAATGGTGATGCCGACCATCATCGCCGTcgtaaaaaatttacatttccTCGCCCGCCTCATATGTGGAGACTGTTATGAGGTAATTGCAGTTTTGTAGCTAGTTAAATGAATTTCCTTATATGTCCACATACATGTCtgctttccaattgagcttatCTAGTATTGCACTTGATCAAATGAGGATTGTGTCAAGTGTCATATCTGGACATAAACACTACTGTTTGTCATGATTGCATGGATAAGTGACATCAACTCGAATTTGTTTTTGAGCAACCGAAATTTTGGCCGGTCGCTTCAATAGAAGTTTTTATGTACTTTGTTAAGACAAGAATTTGAAATAACTTTGATTTGTGTTCCATGTTTTGTTCGCGGTCTCGTTTGGACGATGTTCTTGCAGATGATGCTCCCTTTGATGTCTGCAGCTTCCCAGTGTGAGTGATATTTGAGTCTCGCTAACCGCATTTTTAAGGTATCATATTtcatacactcacacacatcaTATTTGATTGAATGATTAACGTTGGAGACTCTTTACCTCTCGtattaaaatcaaatatttcGTGAGCCGCCCTTTTCACAACGTTGAATGTTTAAAATATGGTGTacataaaatctcaaaagttttatgGTGCATTAAACTTGGATAGTGAAGTGTGTGCTTTGGTTTCCTAACTTAGAAAGTTACAGTGAAAAGTTGGATAGGCAAAAACTTCTCTTGCAGAATTTCTTTGAATATCTATCCATTCGGATATTGGCTGGTGCCTTGTATGAAGTGCGGGTTATTCTTACCATGAACAATATCCGATTTTCACAACTACAGGTAATAATTGATGCTATAAATCATTCATGTTTTGCCTTCTCCACTGCCTATTTTGCTACTGAGTTTTCTCAAGAAATATGAAGAGAAATACAAGCAAAGTGGAGATGTAGCCTCCAAGTTAACTATTGAAGAAGCAACATTTCGTGATTTACAGGTAGCCATAATTTCTTTTCATGAATGACCTATAAATGGCCTCGCCATTGATCATTAAAGTATTAAAAGTGTGTCATTGTGCTTGGTccttttgttatatttatgtTAAACAatcttaagatttatatatgTAGGATAGGAAAATTGAGCTTTATCGTGCCATTGTTAAGATGGAACAAGATGGCAAGGCCGATGGCATTCTTCGTGTATGTCTTCACAAATTTGGTCTCGGTGTGCCTATTTAAAACTTGTTTATGTTCATTTTCAACTGCAAATTTCAGGTTCACGCTGATCGTATCCAATCAGATCCTGATGAACTAGTAAAAGGTCTAAATGAACGCTGCAAGAAATATGGATTACGTGCGAAACCAACCACATTGACTGAGCTTCCCTTTGGTAAGTTTTTGTCATCCTTGCCCTGTTTTGTTGATTCCCTTTTGATTCATGCATGTGTTGCCCAGAATTTAGAGGAAATCCCTATTCTATCAAACAGAAAAGGCAAACATCTTGTGCTGAAGAACCATGTAAGCAAGTGATCTACCCTAGAATTCCCTTCGCAGGATACAGCTTGATAGCTCATACAATTTGAAAAACTAGCTGCCAAAGATTTGAGGATGAGCTAGGTGTGGAAAACCTTGAATTCCCTTAACCGTCTTGTAGAACTGTGAACCAGATGGTGAAGGAATTTCATTACCACTACATTCCTTGAACTTTGAACAATACTCTATCAATTCCTTAGGGTGTTCATGTGCTGGGTTTGGTTGGGTTGAGCCAACCTAGATTGGTAGTATATAATGCCAATTGAAAAGGATAAGGTCTCTGACAAGACTTCCTTTTCAACTTTACGGAACCAATCGGTTCCACCGGGGTTTGCTCATTGATCACCCCATACCTTGGATATTTGCTTTTGTATGCACTTCATAATTTTGAAGAGGAGCCTTAGTCGCTTTGATTGGATGGTTTTATTCCATTCAAGTTCTCAGGACCATCCACATACTTGGTTTTTCTGTTAGGAGCCAGTCATGTAGCTATCTATATGAAATCTCAAACTTATTGTCATGTTTGCATGAAATAATGGTGATCATGCTCACTTTGTAAAAATCTATTATGTTCTTAATTTTCTTCATTGGTAGgcatgaagttttaaaaagggaattaacatttgaaatgtATCCACATTAGATTACCATAGCTAAAATTTCCTCTTCCCGTATCGTGGCAAGCTATGAAGTGGGTATGgtttctttgtttcaaaaatGAGATGTATGATTGCCATTTTTTATCTAAAGTTTAtcatgattttgtttttcttgttttgctcCAAAAACTTTCCAAGTGATAAAGTCAAAGCACAACTGATTGAAATTATTTATGCAGATGGTGATCTGGTTTATTATACCAAGAACAAGAAGGTCCCAACTTGATCATAACAACAATGCCCTTGCAAGTAATTGTTCTGCTTCAATATGTTCCAAGATTATATCTGATTTTTCCATTAAGTTCGCAAATAATCAAAGCAACCGGAGTGGTCACTAAGACCGCCCGGGCAGGGCCGCATATAATCTCGTTGTTGTACATGTTGGCTAGCCATGTATGTAACCTCGTTATTTTTGTTGGGCTTCCTCTAATTGTAATTCTCTCTTTCCCCAATCCCTTATTTGAGTGCACTTATCTTTTGTGTATTatactctctcaaaaaaaaaattcatatgttGCTCTTAAAAAGCAAGACGTTAGCATCGCCGAATTTCCCACTATTTCGCATCTCTCACACCCATTTCCTTCTATCTCGTTTCTCTTTTATATCTAAATTTGGAAATTGTGCAGGTTTCAAGTATTGTACCTTGCTGTGAAGACAGTGAGAGAGTCAGGGCATCAACA comes from Castanea sativa cultivar Marrone di Chiusa Pesio chromosome 3, ASM4071231v1 and encodes:
- the LOC142627420 gene encoding pentatricopeptide repeat-containing protein At3g62890-like codes for the protein MNFIKVNPFSSTIKKLTLYEKLTLKPTINLSILETHLPKCQNLKLFNQILSQMILTGFIRDTFAASRILKFSTDSPFIHIHQSFQIFNHIENPNGFIWNTMMRAYVQRNYPEKAIFLYKLMVDNNVGGSDNYTHPILIQACAIRLSDFEGKQMHNHVLKLGFDSDVYVQNTLINMYAVCGSMGDARQLFDESPVLDSVSWNSILAGYVQIGDVENAKCIYELMPERNTIASNSMIVLLGRTGHVVEACQLFNEVPEKDMVSWSALISCYEQNEMYEEALVMFMQMKTNGIMVDEVVGVSVLSACAHLLAVNIGKMIHGLVVKIGIESYVNLQNAFIHLYSTCGDIMAAEKLFNAGCQLDQISWNSMISGYLKCGSVEIAKKLFDSMPSKDIVSWSAMISGYAQHDHFSETLALFQEMQLEGIRPDETTLVSVVSACTHLAALDLGKWIHAYIKKNGLKVNVILGTTLIDMYMKCGCVENALEVFHGMEERGVSTWNALILGLALNGLVDKSLDMFFDMKKCGVVPNEITFMGVLGACRHMGLVDEGRHHFNSMIQEHQIEPNVKHYGCMVDLLGRAGMLKEAEEILESMPMAPDVATWGALLGACKKHGENEMGERVGRKLIELQPDHDGFHVLLSNIYASKGHWDDVLQVRGTMIQHRVVKTPGCSMIEANGVVHEFLAGDKTHPLINEIENKLDEMNKKLKMEGYVPDTNEVSLDIDQEEKETSLFRHSEKLAIAFGLIAIIPPTPIRIMKNLRICNDCHSAAKFISRAFDREIAVRDRHRFHHFKQGSCSCMDYW